Genomic DNA from Fimbriimonas ginsengisoli Gsoil 348:
AACATGAAGCTGAATCGATGCGTACGGGAACAGCACCGTGTTGAGCGGGAACAGCGGCATTTCTTCTAGCTCTCGTGCCATTCCGAATCCAGTATAACGCTCTCCAAGTCGAACGCTTGACCGCTAGACCGACGTCATCAATGGGTAGTTCCCAAGACAAGCGCGCCCATGGTCGTGTGTCTTGCTGTCATTGGGGCAAACGTCCCGTGCAACGGCGCGGCTAGGAGAGGTAGAGTGGTGCACGTGTCCCTGGGTACACAAAAGACGATGAGCGACGAGAACGAACTGAACTCGCTCAGAGAGCAACTAGACGCCGCCTTAAAGCGGAACGCCGAGTTGGAGCAAAAACTCCAACAACAAGAAACGGCGGCCGCTCAGTCGGCGTCTGTTCGTGGCTCCGCCGAGTCCGTGGACGTCGCCCCGATTAACGAGGCCGACGTCACCCTTCGACGCCTGGTACAGCGCATTGCGATGATTCTCCAAGCGGAGAAGATCGTAATCATGTTCCACGACCGCGAAAGCGGGGAGTTGATGGGGATTCCGCCTAGTTATGGTGTGGAAGAAGAAAAGCTCAAGCTGTTCCGCATCCGGGCGAGCCATGGCATTTCCGGCCATGTCTTCCGCGAAGCGACGCCGCTGATCTTCCACGACATCATGAACGACCCTCGCGCTCAAGAGGACCCGTTCGCGCTACTGCATGTCTCCAACGGTCTCACCGTTCCCCTCGTTATCGAGAAGCGGGATGAAGAGAACCGGGTAATCGAGCGCACGACCATCGGCGTGCTGCACGCGTTCAATAAGCGGCACGGAGAAGATTTCAACGACGAGGACGTCCGGCTGCTCGAGCGGATGGCTCGAAACGTCGGATCGATCATCGCGAACCTGCAACTCTACCAAGAGGCGATTCAGAAGCGCCAAGAGCTGGTCCAAACGTTCGAGGCACTTACTGCCGGCCTCATGCTCGTTTCGAGTGAAGGACGCATCAGCCAGATCAACTCGTCCGCTCGGGCGATCTTCGATCTCGGACCCGAGACCGTCGGCAAGGACCTGCAAGCGACGATCCCCGTTCCGGAGCTGTTTAACATCGTCCAGAACGCCCGAGAGAACACCGAAGGCGGCAAGGGCGAGATCCAAGTCCATGTCGCCGGCAGCGAGCGGATTTACGAAGCGCAGGCCGCTTCGGTGCACGGCGAGGACGGTAAGGACCTCGGCGTCGTGGTCATCCTCAACGATGTCACCGACATGCGGAACATCGACAAGATGAAGTCCAGCTTTGTCGCGATGGCTTCGCACGAGCTCCGAACGCCGCTTACCGCGATCAAGGGTTTCAGCTCAACGCTTCTCGAGGGTCTCGATGCCGACCTTTACACGAAGGAAGACCAGCGCGAATTCCTCGGAATCGTGGTCTCCGAGTGCGACCGGCTTCGGCGCCTCATCGACGACCTCCTCAACACCTCTCGGATTGAATCGGGCGAGTCGCTCCAGCCTAACTACTCGCGCTTCCCGCTTCTCCCGCTTCTCGAGAAATCGGTCGCGGTTCAGCAGCAGGCAAGCAGCAAGCACCGCGTTCTGCTTCAGGTCCACAACGCCCTGCCTGAAACGATCGTCGGGGACGAGGACAAGCTCGATCAGATTCTGACGAACCTGCTCAACAACGCCATCAAGTACAGCCCGAACGGCGGCGACGTCACCGTTCACGCGAAGAACGAAGGCGAGTCGACGCTGATCGGCGTGGAAGACCAGGGAATGGGAATTCCGAAGGAGCACCTCCAGAGGGTCTTCGAGAAGTTTCACCGGGTCAACAACGACGACAACCGGAAGATCTACGGCACTGGACTCGGCCTCTTCCTAGTCCACCACTTGGTCACTCAAGTTCACATGGGTGAGATCTGGGCGGAGTCGGAAGTCGGCAAGGGCTCAACCTTCTGGGTTCGCATCCCGAACGAGTTGGACATCGAGAAGGCCAAGCAAGCGAACGAGTAGCACGAAGCCGGCAATTTGTTGGCTCGAACACGGAGGCTCTGAATTCTACGAATTCAGAGCCTCCGTGACTAATGGCCTATTCTATTTGCACCGATTATTAGCAGCGTGGGGGCGACAGCCAGGCTCAATCGGGAATCTGCTTACGGAATCGCAGAAACAAGCCGCTCCGAAGCGCCTGCCTCGGAGGTTCGATCCGGGCTGCCCACGGTCCCGGGCACGGATGCTCCAAAGCTCAGTGAGAACATCCTTGCCTTCCGGATTCTCGGTTTGTACCTCGCGATTGGGTTGGTCTATCTTTTGATCGCATCGAGAGGAGCCCCGCTCCTCCGCAACCCCGACGGCCATTGGCGAGAGCTGATGCTGGAAAACGCCATCTTTCTGGTGGTCACTTCGTTCGTTGTCTTCTTTCTATCTCGTCGCGGCTTTCACGAGCTCTTATTGGCAAGGCAAGACGCGGCAAGGTCCAAGGTCGAACTTGTGCACCGCTTGGCCGTGGTGGCGGAGTGGAAGGACGACACGATCGGTGGGCATAACTACCGGATCGCGCGAAGCGCGCAAATTATCGCCATTCGCATGGGTGTCCCGGAGCAGCGCGCCCGGCTGATCTTCCATGGGGCGGTGCTGCACGACATAGGGAAAGTGGGCATGCCGGACTACCTCCTCCGCAAAGACGGCATTTTCACGCCCGAAGAGCGGCGTCTCATGGAACGCCACGTTCTATTGGGAGCCGCCCTCTTGGAAGGGAGCGACGACGACCTGCTCAGCGTCGCCCGGACGATCGCCCTGACCCACCACGAGAACTGGGACGGGTCCGGCTATCCGCACGGCTTGGCCCGTACAGAGATCCCGGTGGAGGGCCGGATCGTGGCGGTCTGCGACGTTCTTGACGCGTTGCTCAGCGAACGGTCATACAAGGACGCCTGGAACGCTTCCGCGGCGGTGCAGTTCATCATCGAGCAAAGCGGCCGTAAATTCGACCCCGCCGTGGTCGATACGATGCTCCACACCCTGCCGGACATCGTCGCAATTCGAGAGGAAGTCCCCAACGACCCTTGGATCGCCTGGCAGCATCAGAAGAACCGCCTAATGCGCGATGAAGCCACCCGGGTTCGGCTCTAACCGCTCGTAAAGGCAACCGCGACGTCGTCCGGAATGCGTACTGGACGATTTCGGACCGGGTCGATCCAAACCCACTCCGTCTCCGCCTCGGCCAAAACCGTGTCGGCGCGTTCGATCCTCGTCTCTCGGGTCGCGCGCACCCCGTGTAGCGAGGCGATTCGGGTGTGAACCTGGATCTCGTCCCCGCTCATCGCCGGCACGTGGTAGACCAGGGTATGCCGTCGCACGACCGGCACCGCCGCGAACGCCTTATATCGGTCGATTCCGAATCCGAGCTGCTCGCTGTGGGCCCGCGCGACCGCCTCGACCCAGCGCAGGTAGACCACATTATTGACGTGTCCAAGTTCGTCGATATCTTCGGGTGAGGCGATGAGGGTCAGCGTAAAGGCCGGTTCAAACATGGGCCCCATTTGCCGGGAGGGTAAACCAGATCGTGGCCCCCTCGCCTGGCCGTCCTTCGGCCCACGCTCGGCCGCCGTGCCGCTGAGCGATGAGGCGGACCATTGTGAGTCCCATTCCCCATCCCGGATATTCAGTTTCGGGATGAAGGCGGTCGAACGGCTTAAAAATTTCCTCCGCCTTTTCTGGCGGGAAGCCGATTCCATCGTCCCGAACGAAATAAGCGCCGTCCTTCTGTCCAATCTCGATGTGGACGGGGGAATCTTTCCTAGCAAACTTCACGGAGTTATCGATCAGCGCGCCAAACAGCTTCTTCGCGAGATCGGCGTCCGCCACAGCGGACATTCCCGGCTGAACGATGGCGTCCACCCCCGCCGAGCTAGCTGCCTCCGAGGCGGCGGCGCTGAGATCGAGTTCGGCCGGCGTCATCGTCTGACGCCCGAGCCTTGAAACCTTTAAAATCTGTTCGATGATGTCGGATAGCCGCTTTGCGTTGCGCGATTGACGCTGCAACTCGCTCTTGCCCTCGGCATCGAGACGATCGTTATAGTCCTCGATGAGGATCATCGAGCTCGACATGATCGCACGAAGCGGACCTCGAAGGTCATGCGAAATGGCATACAGGAACTGCTCGAGGTCCCGCTCCGCGTTAGTCGCCCGCTCTTCTAACTGTTCAATTCGACGCTGTAGCTCTGCTTCCCGATCCAAGCTCCACTTCATCCTGTCGATGTTCCGACGCAAGCAACTATACTGGCTGCCGTCGAAACTATGCTCGCCGCCCTCTCGATTATTCGGTCCAACGACCACGACGAAGTCCTTGGTTCCCCGCGGGTCGACCTTCGATCCTATGGATTGCATGTCGGGAAGGCCAAATTCGGTCTAATGGGCTCGGCAATGTCGGCTAATTGTCGGCGGTAGCCTCGGCTGGGGTGTCTTTCGCTAGAGAGGCGGAGCCCCCCAACCTGAGCTTTGACTGAGCCTGAATCGCACGCTCTTTTTCGAGGCGATCCTCTTCCGCCGCCGGCTTAGTACAGCCGGCGACGGTAAGAGCGATTGCCATCGCAACGGACGCCGCGACGAACGCGATCACGGTTCTCATTACAATTCCAAGTCCGGTCGGAAGAAGCACCAGTAGTACGGAGCGGTCGATCCCGTCGGCCGGCATCCCGTGTACTGAGTTCCTTTAACGTTCGCATCGTAAACGGAGAATGGATCGGTTAGGAAGTCCGCGACGGTCCCTCCGCCATCGACGCCGATTCGCTTAAACTTGGCCGAGGTGTCGGTACGCACGAAGATCGTTCCGTTGGCGTACGCCCGGTGACTCCTTGTTTCCGCGGGAGGGGCATACCAAACCGAACCAAATGGGCTCCCGCCCCCGTTTGTATCGTCGGGGTAGCCGGTCGGGTTAAAAATACATTCCCCAGCCCCGGCGCAGCGCAGGGAGGGGGTGGAGATCATTTGGCCGGTCCAGTTGACTCGTCCGGTGGCGTACCACAGCAGGGGAACCGTTCCCGGCTGGGAAACCGAACCTAAAGAATAGGTGTGCAGGAGCCCGTTAAAGCTCATCCCTACGTTTTGAGGGAGTTTGCCGGGTTGAGGCGACGAGGCCTGGGCGGCATTGACCCCGTCGCCAATCTTGACCAGTTCTATTGATTTAGTGTACGGCGCAATACTGTTCGCCCAATACACGGAGTGGCGCTCGAGGGTCGCGGGGGTGGTCAGACGCCAATCGTTCGGGACCTCGGCGAGAAGCCCTGGGGACCAATTGCCGGCCGAGTTGCGGATAAGGGCGAACGGCAGGCGGTCGTCGTTGTCGTTGGTGTAGATCGTCATGGCGGTCCCCACCTGCTTGAGGTTGGAGAGCCCTGCCGTTTTCTTTGCCGCTTCCTTCGCCTGAGCGAAGACTGGAAAGAGGATGGCCGCCAGGATAGCGATGATCGCAATAACCACCAGGAGCTCGATTAGGGTGAATCCACGGGAATAAATTTTCATCGTCATATTCCTCCCGCCGAAGATTTGAGCCGATTGACGCACAGCCTCCAAATTTCGATGAGAATCGCCTCCGCGATTAGTTGCAAATACTCTATTCATTTCGCCAGGGTTCCCCGCTATGACCAGGAATCGAACCCAATCTTCCGTGGCTCGCTAGTGTTAAGGATTGATGAATGGCGGGAGTTCTGCGCGGAGGGGCTGCGTACACTTTCCCCGTGATTCTTCTCCGACTACTGGCGCTTGGCTTGGTAACGGGACAGATGCCGGCAACTGAAACCCCTGCGCTGGCAAACGCGACCGTGTTGATCGTTCGACATGCCGAGAAACCGCCGGAAGGGGACGGACTAACCTCGGCCGGGGAGGCGCGAGCGAGGGCGTACGTTCAATATTTCAAGAAGTACCGGCTCACCCACATCTTCGCCGCCTCCGACTCCAAGAAGAGCCGCCGGCCTCGCTTAACGGTCGAGCCGCTCGCAGCATCGCTCAGGCAGAAGGTCGACGTACGGTTTCCCGATTCCGATCCGGCAGCGCTCGTGAAAGAATTGGGCGCCCAGAGATACGGCGGCCGAATTTTGATCTCGTGGCGTCATGGAAAGATTCCGGGGCTCATCGAGGCGTTCGGCGCCGACCCAAAGAAGCTTTTGCCAGCCGGCAGGTGGCCGGATGACGTGTTCGACGAAGTAATCGAGCTTCGATACGATAGGAAAGGGCAGCTTCTGCCTGAAAAAGCGAAGCTGATCCACGAGAATCTAATGCCCGGGGACTCCCACCCGTAGCAACTTCTTTCCGCTCTCGCTAGAGGTGTCGAACGAACCGTTGCTGTCGAAGTCCGGCAGGGCGGGCTGCCGTGGTGGTTAACTAAGATCATGATTCTGGCGATCATGCCCTGTCTTCTCGCGCTGAACGCACAGGTCCAGACGATGGATTTAGCCAAGTGGCGCGCCGCCTACGAGAGTGAACTAAAGGGCGAGCGCGGGTGGCTCAGCGTCGCCGGGCTGTTCTGGCTCGAGGAGGGTGAGACGACGGTCGGCTCCGCGCCCTCCAACGGGGTTCGGCTGCCCCCTAGCGCCCCACGCGCGTTGGGGACGTTTATTCGACGCGGCAAAAAGGTCTCCTTTCGAGCCGCATCGTCAACCGACGTGATCATCGGTGGAAAGCAAGTCGCCGAGGCGGACGTGAAGTCAGATGCGGAAGGTGGCCCGGACGCGATTCAGGTGGGAGACCTGGTGCTGACGGTGATCGTCCGCGGGAAGAGAGTGGGGATCCGCATGTACGACCCGCACTCGAAAGCTCACAAAGAATTCCGGGGACTCCACTGGTACCCTGCCAATCCCGCCTATACGATCAAGGCCAAGTTCATCGCGTACGACCCTCCGAAGACGATCTCGATCACGAACGTTCTCGGTGACACCACGCCCGTTCCCTGCCCCGGCTACGTAACCTTCACCATGGACGGAAAGGTTTGCCGGCTCGACGCTCAAGACTCCGGAAGCGGGCTTTTTCTGAACTTTCAGGACGCCACCACCGGCAAGGAGACTTACGGCGCCGGGCGCTTCCTCGATACCGAGAAGCCGGCGAACGGAGAGGTTACGATCGACTTCAACCGGGCGACCAACCCGCCGTGCGCCTACACCGACTTCGCCACTTGCCCGCTCCCGCCGAAGGGGAACCGCTTACCGGTACCCATCCGAGCGGGAGAAAAGAAGTTTCACAAATAGCTACTTCATGAGCGCCTTCACCACGTGCCCGTGAACGTCGGTGAGGCGGAAGTCACGTCCTTGATACGGGAAGGTGAGCTTGGCGTGGTCAACGCCGAGCAGCCATAGGAGAGTGGCCTGTAGGTCGTGAACGTGGACGGCTCCGTCGGTGAAGTCCTGCTTATTCGGGTCGAGAATCTTGCCGTCGGCGTCGGCGATGTTGTAGCCGTAGTCGTCGGTGCGGCCATAGGTCGTACCGGCGTTCACTCCGCCGCCCGCCATGAAGACAGTGAAGCAGCGCGGGTGATGGTCTCGGCCGAAAGAGTTGATATCGAGCGGGCCTTGCGAGTAGCTGGTCCGGCCGAACTCGCCGCCCCAGACCACAAGGGTGTCGTCCAGCATGCCAAGACGTTTTAGGTCTTTGATCAGCGCGGCGGCCGGCTGGTCCGTCTTGTGGCACTGGCTGGTGATCTCGCCTTTCAAGCCGCCGTGGTGGTCCCAACCCTGGTGGTAGAGCTGGATGAAGCGAACCCCCTTTTGAGCGAGTCGCCGGGCGAGCAGACAGTTGGCGGCGAAGGTGCCGGGTTTGCGTGATTCGGGGCCGTAGAGCTCGAAGGTCTCGTTGGTCTCCTTGCTGAGATCGGTCACGTCCGGCACGCTGGTTTGCATTCGGTAGGCCATCTCGTATTGGGCGATCCGGCTCTCGATCTCCGGGTCTAGCTCTCGCTCGAACTCGTGCCGGTTGAGCTCTCCGAGCCGGTCGAGCATGGCGCGGCGACCGGAGCCGCAGATGCCGTCCGGGTTGGAGAGGTACAGCACCGGGTCGCCGCCCGATCGGAACCGGACGCCTTGGTAGCGAGAGTCTAGGAAGCCGCTTCCCCACAGCCGCGCGTAGAGCGGCTGGTCACCCTGGTTGGCGCTGGCGAGGACGACGAAGGTCGGCAAATCTTCGTTCATCGAGCCGAGGCCGTAGGAGAGCCAGGAGCCGAAGGAGGGACGTCCGGCCTGCTCGCTGCCGGTTTGGAAGAAAGTGATCGCCGGGTCGTGGTTGATCGCCTCGGTGAACATCGACTTGACGAAGCAGAGGTCGTCGGCAACGCCCGAGAGGTGAGGCAGGATCTCGCTGAACCAGGCGCCGCTCTCGCCGTGCTGGGCGAACTTGAACGGCGAACCGGCGAGCGGGATCACGCTCTGGTTGCTGCTCATGGCGGTCAGCCGCTGACCGCGCCTGATGCCCGGCGGCAGGGGTTGGCCGTGCATCTGGTTCAGGAGCGGCTTGTAGTCGAACAGGTCCTGCTGCGCCGGTCCGCCGGCTTGGAAGAGGTAGATGATCCGCTTCGCCTTCGGCGCGTGGTGGAATTTGCCGAGGGGGGCGGCGGACTGCTGGCCGAGGGCGAGGTTTGGTAGCAGTGACGCAAGGGCGATCGCCCCAAACCCCTGCGCGGTGCGCCCGAAGAACTCGCGGCGGGTCAAGCCGAGGAGTTCGCGAAGGGGATTTTCGGGGTCGAGGGAGTGCATGGCTTAATTCCTTTGATGGGGATTGCAGTGGGTCTTATGGGACTGATGGGTCATCTGGGATACATGAGTCCCATAAGACCCATTTCAAAAGCCTCTTCGGTTTCGCCGCTCGCGGTAGATCCGCTCATTAATACCGCCTTCCTCGACGAGGCGATCGCTTAGCTGCTTCTTTATCTTATCAAGCAAATAGCACGTTTGCCTGAGAATGCAGACCATCGTGTTGGCGGCGGTCTCGGGTGACTTCTCCTCGATGTAGATCCGGTAGGTCGAGTAAGACTTTCCGTTTCGGTAAGCAAGACGCCGGATGTATACCGCCTTCTCGTGATCCCTCGGCCACTCGGCCAGATTTCGCTGCCTCAGGAAATCCTGATAGTCGTTGAGCAGTTCCTCCAGGCTTGCACGTGCTACCCCGACTAACTTCAGCTCGGATGCACGCGAAGTCCCGCTCATCGAACTACCTTCCGCAATATTCTGCTTGCCGCTTCGAGCTGCCTGAACCATCTGGTCCACCGTACGATCTGTGGGCTTTAGGAATCGTCGGCAAAAAGCGACCGTTGCGTCGTGGATGATCACCGTGTTTTGGAACGCCTTGAGATCCCGGTATCCACCGTGGGGCGG
This window encodes:
- a CDS encoding ATP-binding protein, with product MSDENELNSLREQLDAALKRNAELEQKLQQQETAAAQSASVRGSAESVDVAPINEADVTLRRLVQRIAMILQAEKIVIMFHDRESGELMGIPPSYGVEEEKLKLFRIRASHGISGHVFREATPLIFHDIMNDPRAQEDPFALLHVSNGLTVPLVIEKRDEENRVIERTTIGVLHAFNKRHGEDFNDEDVRLLERMARNVGSIIANLQLYQEAIQKRQELVQTFEALTAGLMLVSSEGRISQINSSARAIFDLGPETVGKDLQATIPVPELFNIVQNARENTEGGKGEIQVHVAGSERIYEAQAASVHGEDGKDLGVVVILNDVTDMRNIDKMKSSFVAMASHELRTPLTAIKGFSSTLLEGLDADLYTKEDQREFLGIVVSECDRLRRLIDDLLNTSRIESGESLQPNYSRFPLLPLLEKSVAVQQQASSKHRVLLQVHNALPETIVGDEDKLDQILTNLLNNAIKYSPNGGDVTVHAKNEGESTLIGVEDQGMGIPKEHLQRVFEKFHRVNNDDNRKIYGTGLGLFLVHHLVTQVHMGEIWAESEVGKGSTFWVRIPNELDIEKAKQANE
- a CDS encoding HD-GYP domain-containing protein, with translation MGATARLNRESAYGIAETSRSEAPASEVRSGLPTVPGTDAPKLSENILAFRILGLYLAIGLVYLLIASRGAPLLRNPDGHWRELMLENAIFLVVTSFVVFFLSRRGFHELLLARQDAARSKVELVHRLAVVAEWKDDTIGGHNYRIARSAQIIAIRMGVPEQRARLIFHGAVLHDIGKVGMPDYLLRKDGIFTPEERRLMERHVLLGAALLEGSDDDLLSVARTIALTHHENWDGSGYPHGLARTEIPVEGRIVAVCDVLDALLSERSYKDAWNASAAVQFIIEQSGRKFDPAVVDTMLHTLPDIVAIREEVPNDPWIAWQHQKNRLMRDEATRVRL
- a CDS encoding acyl-CoA thioesterase, whose amino-acid sequence is MFEPAFTLTLIASPEDIDELGHVNNVVYLRWVEAVARAHSEQLGFGIDRYKAFAAVPVVRRHTLVYHVPAMSGDEIQVHTRIASLHGVRATRETRIERADTVLAEAETEWVWIDPVRNRPVRIPDDVAVAFTSG
- a CDS encoding sensor histidine kinase → MKWSLDREAELQRRIEQLEERATNAERDLEQFLYAISHDLRGPLRAIMSSSMILIEDYNDRLDAEGKSELQRQSRNAKRLSDIIEQILKVSRLGRQTMTPAELDLSAAASEAASSAGVDAIVQPGMSAVADADLAKKLFGALIDNSVKFARKDSPVHIEIGQKDGAYFVRDDGIGFPPEKAEEIFKPFDRLHPETEYPGWGMGLTMVRLIAQRHGGRAWAEGRPGEGATIWFTLPANGAHV
- a CDS encoding type II secretion system protein — encoded protein: MKIYSRGFTLIELLVVIAIIAILAAILFPVFAQAKEAAKKTAGLSNLKQVGTAMTIYTNDNDDRLPFALIRNSAGNWSPGLLAEVPNDWRLTTPATLERHSVYWANSIAPYTKSIELVKIGDGVNAAQASSPQPGKLPQNVGMSFNGLLHTYSLGSVSQPGTVPLLWYATGRVNWTGQMISTPSLRCAGAGECIFNPTGYPDDTNGGGSPFGSVWYAPPAETRSHRAYANGTIFVRTDTSAKFKRIGVDGGGTVADFLTDPFSVYDANVKGTQYTGCRPTGSTAPYYWCFFRPDLEL
- a CDS encoding DUF1684 domain-containing protein; amino-acid sequence: MILAIMPCLLALNAQVQTMDLAKWRAAYESELKGERGWLSVAGLFWLEEGETTVGSAPSNGVRLPPSAPRALGTFIRRGKKVSFRAASSTDVIIGGKQVAEADVKSDAEGGPDAIQVGDLVLTVIVRGKRVGIRMYDPHSKAHKEFRGLHWYPANPAYTIKAKFIAYDPPKTISITNVLGDTTPVPCPGYVTFTMDGKVCRLDAQDSGSGLFLNFQDATTGKETYGAGRFLDTEKPANGEVTIDFNRATNPPCAYTDFATCPLPPKGNRLPVPIRAGEKKFHK
- a CDS encoding DUF1501 domain-containing protein codes for the protein MHSLDPENPLRELLGLTRREFFGRTAQGFGAIALASLLPNLALGQQSAAPLGKFHHAPKAKRIIYLFQAGGPAQQDLFDYKPLLNQMHGQPLPPGIRRGQRLTAMSSNQSVIPLAGSPFKFAQHGESGAWFSEILPHLSGVADDLCFVKSMFTEAINHDPAITFFQTGSEQAGRPSFGSWLSYGLGSMNEDLPTFVVLASANQGDQPLYARLWGSGFLDSRYQGVRFRSGGDPVLYLSNPDGICGSGRRAMLDRLGELNRHEFERELDPEIESRIAQYEMAYRMQTSVPDVTDLSKETNETFELYGPESRKPGTFAANCLLARRLAQKGVRFIQLYHQGWDHHGGLKGEITSQCHKTDQPAAALIKDLKRLGMLDDTLVVWGGEFGRTSYSQGPLDINSFGRDHHPRCFTVFMAGGGVNAGTTYGRTDDYGYNIADADGKILDPNKQDFTDGAVHVHDLQATLLWLLGVDHAKLTFPYQGRDFRLTDVHGHVVKALMK
- a CDS encoding four helix bundle suffix domain-containing protein, with protein sequence MADEPLLPPHGGYRDLKAFQNTVIIHDATVAFCRRFLKPTDRTVDQMVQAARSGKQNIAEGSSMSGTSRASELKLVGVARASLEELLNDYQDFLRQRNLAEWPRDHEKAVYIRRLAYRNGKSYSTYRIYIEEKSPETAANTMVCILRQTCYLLDKIKKQLSDRLVEEGGINERIYRERRNRRGF